In one window of Drosophila mauritiana strain mau12 chromosome X, ASM438214v1, whole genome shotgun sequence DNA:
- the LOC117147735 gene encoding hornerin encodes MKLPLACAVLSCCFFLLAAASSSPAADASSSQPTPASSSAETSSSAKPKRDAGLSFGGISSYHGPSHKYLPPAYESHLNLGSFHGSPLGSAGYSDYPSHFKGESSYGHHFAHGHSGSHGYASSSGHGRPHHYSGSGVPKIETYIVQTSGGSSSGHNYHGQGHGHGIGHGISHGISHGLSHGHGSGLGFKYAPSSSGAYLNLVGNEHKTSTYVVATPEYSGHSHGARGSTHGIGYGSAPAHRPSYGGHLQSHGYGSGFGHGPSHQIAHESVSHGPSQSLDHGLEHALEHGLSHALGLGHSSGGQFAQHPLPQSEEHSGYSYDAPATPFGKGVPLSSYGVPLIPGYDHQESLPEPVQVQVLEQEHKGDREHERETPVYALGHKGLGHFSYTASKPQALHTDVLSSAHHSVQSGAPSHDLDVSKAPFRPSAFLGAKHESGSNSISGYDYATPSSTFLQAPSSPGYDYQAPAQLYGPPGHSGDSATPIFEPEATYLPPASSYGPTAASSHGYH; translated from the coding sequence ATGAAACTACCGTTAGCTTGCGCTGTGCTAAGCTGCTGCTTCTTCCTGCTGGCAGCCGCCTCATCTTCTCCAGCTGCCGATGCTTCTTCTTCACAGCCCACTCCCGCTTCATCTTCGGCTGAGACCTCTTCCTCCGCCAAGCCAAAAAGAGATGCTGGCCTAAGTTTCGGAGGAATATCCAGCTATCACGGCCCTTCCCACAAATATCTGCCGCCCGCCTATGAGAGTCACCTGAACCTCGGCAGTTTCCATGGAAGCCCCTTGGGCTCGGCTGGTTATTCCGATTACCCCAGTCACTTCAAGGGCGAGAGCAGTTACGGACACCACTTCGCACACGGACACTCTGGAAGCCACGGCTACGCCAGTTCCAGTGGCCATGGAAGGCCCCATCATTACAGCGGTAGTGGAGTTCCCAAAATCGAAACCTACATTGTTCAAACAAGTGGCGGCTCGAGTTCCGGTCACAACTACCATGGTcaaggacatggacatggaatCGGTCACGGGATCAGTCATGGAATCAGTCACGGCCTAAGTCACGGGCATGGATCTGGATTGGGCTTTAAGTACGCACCATCGTCCAGTGGCGCCTATCTAAATCTCGTTGGGAACGAACACAAGACCAGCACATATGTGGTGGCCACTCCCGAGTACTCCGGACACAGTCACGGAGCGAGGGGCAGCACCCACGGAATTGGCTACGGATCGGCACCAGCCCACAGACCCAGCTACGGTGGCCACCTGCAAAGTCACGGCTATGGCAGCGGCTTTGGCCATGGCCCCAGTCATCAGATCGCCCATGAATCAGTCAGTCACGGACCTAGCCAAAGTTTGGATCATGGTCTGGAGCATGCCTTGGAGCACGGTCTGAGCCACGCCCTGGGATTGGGTCACTCTTCGGGAGGACAGTTCGCGCAGCACCCGCTGCCGCAGTCGGAAGAGCATTCTGGGTACTCCTATGATGCTCCCGCCACGCCTTTTGGAAAGGGAGTGCCGTTGAGCAGTTACGGCGTACCACTTATACCCGGATACGATCACCAGGAGTCACTGCCGGAGCCAGTGCAAGTGCAGGTGCTGGAGCAGGAACACAAGGGCGATCGGGAGCATGAGAGGGAGACACCGGTTTATGCTCTGGGCCACAAGGGCCTGGGCCACTTCAGCTACACGGCCAGCAAGCCACAGGCTCTCCACACCGACGTTCTCAGCTCTGCCCACCACTCCGTCCAGTCCGGAGCACCCAGCCACGACCTAGACGTCTCCAAGGCGCCCTTCAGGCCCAGCGCCTTTCTAGGGGCCAAGCACGAGTCCGGATCGAATTCCATTTCCGGCTACGACTACGCCACTCCCAGCTCCACGTTCCTGCAGGCTCCTTCTTCGCCGGGCTACGACTACCAGGCTCCGGCGCAATTGTACGGACCACCCGGCCACTCCGGGGACTCGGCCACGCCTATTTTCGAACCGGAGGCAACCTACCTGCCTCCCGCCAGCAGCTACGGCCCAACGGCCGCGTCCTCCCATGGATATCACTAA
- the LOC117148257 gene encoding LOW QUALITY PROTEIN: AF4/FMR2 family member 4 (The sequence of the model RefSeq protein was modified relative to this genomic sequence to represent the inferred CDS: substituted 2 bases at 2 genomic stop codons) yields the protein MEQPSILVKILHSIPHVNYTFRRVNDTFNPDSDVYLESLVILASIPAGLLIGSLLGLLLYLLTRCCDRRQRKPSAQRCQSCSLVIITLMTCAAIGLGLYGNDDFHNGLLQAFGSGKSVEGLVLTLKRQTESIKHDLETRMAGHKVEQLVEKPQYNQTVVMLLIETSRLVTENTSRAVASLDSMVHYFMKAKGSENDTSLMGLLQLGEFYESIRWPATLAFLTVLLLLCTVLVIGVARRSRCTLIFFSVSGLFCIIICWLLAGVYLASSVAAGDFCMRPHDYMCRQVGMRSPYVDFLNCGTPRNRFILRLNESRDLVDRARESVEHMQRMSQETYPHIDIQRTLNAMDNDLEITLRNLTTLSATLDRRTIDLHYEEALRGLCGGGLLGLSLMMVAGLLTSFLLTILVYADSHAWIYLTKRPTLDADKSETAPLFPASNAPSASISPTAPLSTGTINRTLLHHQQASSGGGSGTLPGSGGGAGAGGGVGANGHNGVGPYRNGSAGLRQGLASPSSQSSHTSSTATYNNGTTSYHNSHQPHNNHLYSNHYSHSNNHYNNTQHRTNPAAGAVAAAVGVASSGQRSPSPPPVYDLVHGTRSGHHTLGRLPSHHQQSATYLPGPNNGKYATLSKQCKTLESNDFYXDSLACSSHAGSSSNTAQQQQQNLQLQQQQQQSNLINQNQSQSTLKNIFASATLPRSTGSSIRSVLSVQTSNAGICRSTGNGLDGDMVDDRDPRDVTNNSFNRFDPKYISIGPKAVRGQNNNLNIMSVAGGANKCATLRHVGRYGGSLKGVSAVNATPSTAAAPAVHSPNLRSAKTPSIATVSKDYCQQPDCIPQEFLLQQQQQQQLQQQQQQQQQQLQQQLQQQQLQLQQQQQQQMVPPAPPQPAPPPPPKPKIVNTFTEIPGTTGVGSSYAKEQQQQQQLLALQQQQQQQLLALQQQRERELQQQQQQQHQRELHPPTTHILPPSAVYSIESSEVLPTAAPRAQQRSLNPASIVNQPLPEIPTNQQQSKISAQPLCAASLGQYRSLQRPQTQKLQPAAISPQQPPTLPPKNRHKNSNRGGAIDSSNANHMQTLPPKSASLRQQQQQQQQERERERERERERPRRAETLDNARSYIEQQQQYPSHLITSSNMKKQHSYDSSYHQQQQQQAFYQRQHNNNFSSKQQQQLMLEQQQQQQQALFYRSLKRGERVAAASGGVTGGGAAISNQSDLYSVTELXECACCGGGVDVVRRGASSTSLHAAAATQTQTHTQNQTQSQNQAPVPLPPKKHRQRERERNLEREQQAPCNANLCEEHEYDEFYPQAYEMHAVAGGTGGPTGGGAAATSSASKHGKQSQQRAATFDVADARDYELKRLGNRRSQQQAAPSKRNGGAGAPIVSQDHHRSHDRERSRSDHRIASYACEEVNSSALCSAGSMSSMLQPANGTGHRSSSHQHQRDHHTRDQQQQQQQQQQRERREKTFKV from the exons AGTCTGGTCATCCTGGCATCCATTCCCGCTGGTCTGCTGATCGGCTCCCTGCTGGGCCTGCTGCTCTACCTGCTGACCAGATGCTGCGATCGCCGCCAGAGGAAGCCGAGCGCCCAGCGCTGCCAGAGCTGCTCCTTGGTCATCATCACGCTGATGACCTGCGCCGCCATCGGATTAG GCTTGTACGGCAACGATGATTTCCATAATGGACTTCTGCAGGCCTTTGGATCCGGGAAGAGCGTCGAGGGTCTGGTGCTCACCCTGAAACGACAG ACGGAGAGCATCAAGCACGACCTGGAGACGCGAATGGCTGGGCACAAGGTGGAGCAGCTGGTGGAGAAGCCGCAATATAACCAGACGGTGGTCATGCTGCTCATTGAGACGTCGCGCCTGGTCACGGAGAACACTTCGCGGGCGGTGGCCTCGCTGGACAGCATGGTTCACTACTTTATGAAGGCCAAGGGCAGCGAGAACGACACCTCGCTAATGGGATTGCTTCAG CTCGGTGAGTTCTACGAATCCATTCGCTGGCCAGCCACCCTGGCCTTTCTCACTGTTCTCCTGCTGCTCTGTACGGTTTTGGTGATCGGCGTGGCCAGGCGATCCCGCTGCACCCTGATCTTCTTCAGCGTCTCGGGTCTGTTCTGCATCATCATCTGCTGGCTGCTAGCTGGCGTTTATCTGGCCTCCAGTGTGGCTGCCGGAGATTTCTGCATGCGACCCCACGACTATATGTGCCGTCAGGTGGGCATG AGGAGTCCCTATGTTGATTTCCTAAACTGCGGCACACCGCGCAATCGATTTATCCTGCGGCTGAACGAATCCCGGGACCTGGTGGATCGGGCCAGGGAAAGTGTGGAGCATATGCAGCG CATGAGTCAGGAGACATATCCACACATCGACATCCAGCGCACTCTGAACGCAATGGACAATGATCTAGAGATCACCCTGCGCAACCTGACGACGCTGTCGGCCACCTTGGACCGCCGCACGATCGACCTGCACTACGAGGAGGCACTGCGCGGACTTTGCGGCGGCGGGCTACTGGGACTCAGTCTGATGATGGTGGCTGGTCTGCTGACCTCCTTCCTGCTGACGATCCTCGTGTACGCCGACTCCCACGCCTGGATCTATCTGACCAAGCG GCCTACGCTGGACGCGGACAAATCGGAGACAGCGCCACTATTTCCCGCCTCGAACGCGCCGAGCGCGAGCATCTCGCCCACAGCTCCGCTCAGCACGGGGACGATCAACAGGACGTTGCTCCACCACCAGCAGGCGTCGTCGGGCGGCGGCTCGGGTACCTTGCCGGGATCTGGAGGAGGCGCAGGGGCTGGCGGAGGCGTTGGCGCCAATGGACACAATGGCGTGGGACCGTACCGCAACGGATCGGCGGGCCTGAGACAAGGGTTGGCATCACCTTCATCTCAATCAAGCCACACCTCATCCACCGCTACTTACAACAACGGCACCACCAGTTACCACAACAGCCACCAACCACACAACAACCACCTGTACAGCAACCACTACAGCCACAGCAACAACCACTACAACAACACACAGCATAGAACTAACCCTGCGGCGGGGGCGGTAGCAgcggcggtgggcgtggccagcaGTGGCCAACGATCGCCGTCGCCGCCGCCTGTCTACGATTTGGTGCATGGCACAAG GTCAGGACACCACACGCTAGGACGCCTTCCATCGCACCACCAGCAATCGGCGACGTATTTGCCGGGACCCAACAATGGAAAGTACGCGACGCTCAGCAAGCAGTGTAAGACGCTCGAGTCTAACGACTTCTACTGAGATTCGCTTGCCTGCAGTTCCCATGCAGGCAGTAGCAGCAACacagcacagcagcagcagcagaacttgcagctccagcagcagcagcagcagagcaACCTCATCAATCAGAACCAAAGCCAGAGCACGCTAAAGAACATCTTTGCGTCGGCCACCCTGCCCCGCTCGACGGGCAGCTCCATCCGGTCGGTGCTCTCCGTTCAAACCTCCAATGCGGGCATTTGCCGCTCCACGGGCAACGGATTGGACGGCGACATGGTGGACGATCGCGATCCTAGGGATGTGACCAACAACAGCTTCAATCGATTCGACCCCAAGTACATAAGCATTGGCCCCAAGGCGGTGAGGGGTCAGAATAATAATCTAAATATTATGTCCGTCGCCGGCGGTGCCAACAAGTGTGCCACCTTGCGGCATGTGGGTCGCTATGGTGGCTCGCTCAAGGGCGTGTCCGCCGTCAATGCCACGCCCTCGACCGCCGCCGCCCCAGCTGTCCATTCGCCAAACTTGAGGAGCGCCAAGACGCCGTCGATAGCCACCGTTTCAAAGGATTATTGCCAGCAGCCGGACTGCATTCCTCAGGAGTTCCttctccagcagcagcagcaacaacagctgcagcagcaacaacaacagcagcaacagcaactgcagcagcagcttcagcagcaacagctgcaactccaacaacagcagcaacagcagatggTGCCACCCGCTCCGCCACAACCGGCGCCTCCGCCTCCACCCAAACCAAAGATAGTCAATACGTTTACGGAAATTCCCGGCACCACGGGCGTGGGCAGCTCGTATGCCaaggagcagcaacaacagcagcaacttttggccctgcagcagcagcaacaacagcagctgctcGCCCTCCAGCAGCAGCGCGAGCGGgagctgcagcaacagcaacagcagcagcatcaaagGGAGTTGCATCCACCGACCACCCACATTCTACCCCCTTCGGCTGTATACAGCATCGAGAGTAGTGAGGTGCTGCCCACAGCCGCACCGCGTGCGCAGCAGCGCTCGCTAAATCCCGCCTCCATTGTGAACCAACCGCTGCCCGAGATTCCCACCAATCAACAACAGTCAAAGATCTCCGCTCAGCCGCTTTGCGCCGCCAGCTTGGGACAGTATCGCTCGCTGCAGCGTCCTCAAACCCAGAAATTGCAACCGGCTGCCATCTCGCCGCAGCAGCCACCAACACTGCCGCCCAAGAACCGGCACAAAAACAGTAATCGCGGTGGAGCCATCGACAGCAGCAATGCCAATCATATGCAAACCTTGCCGCCCAAGTCAGCCAGCTTgagacaacaacagcagcagcagcagcaggagcgcGAAAGGGAGCGAGAACGGGAGCGGGAGCGTCCGCGGAGGGCGGAGACCTTGGACAATGCCCGCAGCTACATagaacagcagcaacagtatCCCAGCCATCTGAtaaccagcagcaacatgaagAAGCAACACTCCTATGACAGCAGCTaccatcagcaacagcagcagcaggcctTTTATCAAAGgcagcacaacaacaacttctcatcgaagcagcagcaacagctaatgctggagcagcagcagcagcaacagcaggcgcTGTTTTACAGATCCCTGAAACGGGGAGAACGCGTAGCTGCTGCCAGCGGAGGCGTTACTGGCGGTGGAGCCGCCATAAGCAACCAGAGCGATCTGTACTCGGTGACGGAGTTGTAGGAGTGCGCctgctgcggcggcggtgTGGATGTGGTGCGCCGAGGCGCATCATCCACATCGCTGCACGCGGCGGCGGCTACACAAACTCAGACCCATACCCAAAACCAGACGCAATCGCAGAACCAGGCGCCTGTTCCCCTGCCACCGAAGAAGCATCGCCAGCGAGAGAGGGAGCGCAACCTAGAGCGGGAGCAGCAGGCGCCCTGCAACGCCAATCTGTGTGAGGAGCACGAGTACGATGAGTTCTACCCCCAGGCCTATGAAATGCATGCGGTTGCAGGAGGAACTGGCGGTCCGACGGGTGGAGGAGCGGCAGCTACTAGCTCTGCATCCAAGCACGGCAAGCAAAGTCAGCAAAGAGCAGCCACTTTCGATGTGGCCGATGCCAGGGACTACGAATTGAAGCGTTTGGGCAACCGCAGATCGCAGCAGCAGGCGGCTCCAAGCAAAAGAAACGGAGGAGCAGGTGCACCGATTGTCAGTCAGGATCACCACCGCAGCCACGATCGCGAGCGGTCGCGGAGCGATCACCGCATTGCCAGCTATGCCTGCGAAGAGGTCAACTCCTCAGCGCTCTGCAGCGCCGGCTCCATGAGCTCCATGCTGCAGCCCGCCAATGGAACTGGTCACAGGAGCAGCAGTCACCAGCACCAGCGGGATCACCATACGCGggatcagcagcaacagcagcaacaacagcaacagcgggAGCGACGCGAGAAGACCTTTAAGGTATGA
- the LOC117146482 gene encoding ATP-dependent RNA helicase DHH1, giving the protein MFRFFHLGILVSLISLISCFALINAQQQQQSHQQISGIKLHPSWLYSMPWRPLILPTASPSLPSLTALAQLSPGYTGPQTFPPVPQDQRQQTQQYQQHQQQQFQQAYLQQYQQPSVLVGLFTPQLQAQPLAAPPPQAGHFTLPFRPSPFAGYTDDGDEHLAQGKGNGIQEQTAQRELEEPTFHEHAYNNKPAAEGSQQPRGYVYLSPSNAYNLVRT; this is encoded by the coding sequence ATGTTCAGGTTTTTTCACCTCGGCATCCTGGTCAGCCTGATCAGCCTGATCAGCTGTTTTGCATTGATAaacgcccagcagcagcagcaatcccACCAGCAGATTTCGGGGATAAAACTCCACCCATCATGGCTGTACTCGATGCCCTGGCGTCCTTTGATCCTGCCCACAGCCAGTCCTTCACTGCCTTCTCTGACGGCGCTGGCTCAACTGAGTCCTGGCTACACGGGCCCGCAGACCTTTCCGCCAGTTCCACAGGATCAACGCCAACAGACGCAGCAATAtcaacaacatcagcaacagcaattcCAGCAGGCATATCTGCAGCAATACCAGCAACCCTCCGTCCTGGTGGGCTTGTTCACTCCTCAACTGCAGGCCCAGCCACTGGCAGCTCCTCCTCCGCAGGCTGGGCATTTTACCCTGCCCTTCAGGCCCTCGCCCTTCGCCGGATATACGGATGACGGAGATGAGCATTTAGCCCAGGGGAAGGGCAACGGCATTCAAGAGCAAACGGCGCAGCGGGAACTGGAGGAGCCGACCTTCCATGAGCATGCCTATAATAATAAGCCAGCGGCGGAGGGATCGCAGCAGCCAAGGGGCTACGTCTATCTATCGCCTAGTAATGCCTATAATCTAGTAAGAACTTAG
- the LOC117147736 gene encoding oocyte zinc finger protein XlCOF6.1, with amino-acid sequence MTEVQYEGAEILALLPHTYEDEELSLSTEELQFEQLNERSQHQQGGSPSFVCRRCPALFLSREELAAHRPTHRLQGGQRTPASEHACDACGRVFQKHNALVDHMNAHNDVRNYPCPECPARFVQRSNRECHLKNVHRKAYLHSCPEPGCEKRFQQRRERGQHVKTVHQKERNLVCDTCSARFSHPVNYRKHLASHGSAKSYGCPICGKLFGRPENRDVHLFVHSICKAYICSVCGADYMRRNQLIRHGLASGHHNDPIVRQKPQFSPALAAKTRRQRNAVDESQDEELQWLEGVDALDSPGYLEHSQFSHTGKMAAIFAEDENESELFN; translated from the exons ATGACTGAAGTACAATATGAAGGGGCCGAGATCTTGGCTCTACTACCACATACATATGAGGATGAGGAGCTGTCCCTGAGCACAGAAGAGCTGCAGTTCGAGCAACTCAATGAGAGAAGCCAGCACCAGCAAGGCG GATCTCCGTCCTTCGTCTGCAGACGCTGTCCAGCGCTATTCCTCAGCAGGGAGGAGTTGGCCGCCCATCGGCCTACCCACCGACTTCAGGGTGGACAGCGGACCCCCGCGTCGGAGCATGCCTGCGACGCGTGTGGAAGGGTCTTCCAAAAGCACAACGCCCTTGTGGATCACATGAATGCCCACAACGACGTGCGGAACTATCCCTGTCCCGAGTGTCCGGCGCGCTTTGTGCAGCGCAGCAATAGGGAGTGTCATCTGAAGAACGTGCATCGGAAGGCGTACCTGCACTCCTGCCCAGAACCGGGCTGCGAGAAACGCTTCCAGCAGAGGCGGGAGCGGGGTCAGCATGTGAAGACGGTCCACCAGAAGGAGCGAAACCTCGTTTGCGACACCTGCAGTGCCCGCTTCAGCCATCCCGTAAATTATAGAAAGCACTTGGCGTCCCATGGCTCCGCGAAGAGCTACGGCTGCCCGATTTGTGGAAAGCTCTTCGGACGGCCCGAAAACAGGGATGTTCATCTCTTCGTCCATAGTATCTGTAAGGCCTATATATGCTCCGTCTGCGGTGCAGACTATATGCGGCGCAATCAGTTGATACGCCATGGCTTGGCCAGTGGCCACCACAACGATCCGATTGTCCGGCAAAAACCTCAGTTTAGTCCGGCCCTTGCTGCGAAGACTCGAAGGCAGAGAAACGCAGTAGACGAGTCCCAGGACGAGGAGCTCCAATGGCTGGAAGGAGTGGACGCCCTCGACAGCCCAGGATACCTGGAGCATTCACAATTTTCGCACACCGGCAAGATGGCTGCCATATTTGCAGAGGACGAAAACGAAAGCGAGTTATTCAATTGA